A window of the Mucilaginibacter sp. cycad4 genome harbors these coding sequences:
- a CDS encoding substrate-binding domain-containing protein: MMKKKISIKDIAKLTDTSITTVSFVLNGKGRISKEISKKILDVAQKNGYEPNRMAVGLRTGVSKVIGLIVESIGGPFFGEMAKVIEEEAEKDGYRIIYCSTNNNLQKGKDMIRMLSQQLVDGYIITPMKGLEKDIQNLVDNEKPVVLIDGYFPGTNIPHVLVDNYASAYNAVDCFVRSGYKNIGMVTADLGLIQLNDRSLGYKAALKDNNLKDNSKMVLKVPFDMDKNEGVEAVKAFIEKQKQMDAVFFTTNYLGTMGLQAIKDLKLSIPEDLAVISFDDNEVFSLYPPGITTIQQPTYDIAKSAIDILMAQINTHKLDASKIDLKIPSKLIERGSTLKKATA, from the coding sequence ATGATGAAAAAAAAGATATCCATTAAGGATATAGCTAAGCTTACCGATACGTCAATAACTACTGTTTCATTTGTTTTAAATGGCAAGGGCCGTATTAGCAAAGAAATCAGTAAAAAGATATTGGATGTGGCCCAGAAAAATGGTTACGAACCTAATCGCATGGCGGTTGGCTTGCGTACGGGTGTTTCAAAAGTTATCGGGCTGATTGTGGAGAGCATTGGCGGGCCATTTTTTGGAGAGATGGCAAAGGTGATAGAAGAAGAGGCCGAAAAAGACGGCTATCGCATAATATATTGCAGCACCAACAATAACCTGCAAAAGGGCAAGGATATGATCAGGATGCTAAGCCAGCAACTGGTTGATGGTTATATTATTACCCCAATGAAAGGGCTGGAAAAAGATATCCAGAACCTGGTTGATAATGAAAAGCCGGTAGTACTTATTGACGGATATTTCCCGGGGACAAATATTCCTCATGTGCTGGTTGATAATTATGCAAGCGCCTATAACGCGGTTGATTGTTTTGTAAGATCAGGGTATAAAAATATCGGGATGGTAACTGCCGACCTCGGGCTGATCCAGCTTAATGACCGGAGCCTGGGCTATAAAGCTGCTTTAAAGGATAATAACCTGAAAGATAACAGCAAGATGGTTTTAAAAGTTCCTTTTGATATGGACAAGAATGAAGGGGTTGAAGCCGTTAAAGCATTTATTGAAAAGCAAAAGCAAATGGATGCTGTTTTCTTTACCACCAATTATTTGGGTACTATGGGTTTACAGGCCATTAAAGATCTTAAACTCAGCATCCCCGAAGATCTGGCCGTGATCAGTTTTGATGACAATGAGGTGTTTAGCCTGTATCCGCCGGGTATTACTACCATACAGCAACCTACTTACGATATAGCAAAATCGGCAATTGATATTTTAATGGCGCAGATCAATACCCACAAACTTGATGCTTCAAAAATTGATCTTAAGATCCCGTCGAAACTGATTGAGCGGGGATCGACCTTAAAGAAGGCTACAGCGTAA
- a CDS encoding amino acid permease, whose protein sequence is MSITPKLNRFDLSMIVVSLVIGMGIFAAPAEVAKSSGTPLLYFGAWLLGGAVSLCGALTFAEIGARYPTTGGFYKVFSYCFHPAFAFMINWVLVISNAASVAAVALIGAEYINPVIMPQSLQNDTGIKIMTITSVLVLYIINYLGIKMSARTQNVLTLFKIGMILILCAAVFKGNIYTTKEVIAYHNNNNISAFGLSLVAVFFTYGGYQQTINFGGDIINPKINIPKAIFFGIATVISLYMLINFAYYSVLGISGLQQKTTLAATLAGVLFGAAGYKIVSLLMFVSVLAFVNVNIMANPRVYYAMAEDGILPARFKRVNSQTQVQEFGLSFFVGAVLVVLFFANSFQTILNYVMFFDTVGLSTAAITIFILRRKTKQLNNTGIYIMKWYPVIPVIFITTYWFVTISIFIENPQAALICICAFIAGLIIYYITKRSQKPITTL, encoded by the coding sequence ATGAGCATAACGCCAAAACTCAACCGCTTTGATCTTTCAATGATTGTTGTGAGCCTTGTAATAGGCATGGGCATTTTTGCGGCACCGGCAGAGGTAGCAAAAAGTTCAGGCACTCCCCTCTTATATTTCGGGGCCTGGCTGCTTGGAGGAGCGGTAAGCCTGTGCGGGGCGCTCACCTTTGCCGAAATTGGTGCCCGCTACCCTACCACCGGCGGTTTTTACAAAGTTTTTTCGTATTGCTTTCACCCGGCTTTTGCCTTTATGATTAACTGGGTGCTGGTAATAAGCAACGCAGCCTCGGTTGCTGCCGTAGCACTTATAGGCGCAGAATACATTAACCCCGTTATTATGCCGCAAAGCCTGCAAAACGATACAGGCATCAAAATCATGACCATAACTTCGGTACTCGTTTTATATATTATCAATTACCTGGGGATTAAAATGAGTGCCCGTACTCAAAACGTGCTCACGCTTTTTAAAATAGGCATGATCCTGATTTTGTGTGCTGCGGTGTTCAAGGGCAATATATATACCACTAAAGAAGTTATCGCTTATCATAATAATAACAATATAAGCGCGTTCGGATTAAGCTTGGTAGCTGTATTTTTTACCTACGGCGGTTATCAGCAAACTATAAATTTTGGAGGCGATATTATAAACCCGAAGATCAATATCCCCAAGGCTATATTTTTTGGAATAGCTACCGTGATATCATTATACATGCTTATCAACTTTGCCTATTATTCGGTTTTAGGCATCAGCGGGCTTCAGCAAAAAACAACGCTTGCGGCAACGCTTGCCGGGGTTTTGTTCGGCGCGGCAGGTTATAAAATAGTATCACTGCTTATGTTTGTTTCGGTACTGGCTTTCGTTAACGTTAATATTATGGCCAATCCACGTGTTTATTATGCCATGGCTGAAGACGGTATATTACCTGCCCGTTTTAAACGCGTAAACAGCCAAACCCAGGTACAGGAGTTTGGATTGAGCTTTTTTGTGGGCGCGGTGCTCGTCGTCCTGTTTTTTGCCAATTCGTTTCAAACCATATTAAATTATGTGATGTTTTTTGATACCGTTGGCCTTTCAACTGCAGCTATAACGATCTTCATTTTACGGCGAAAAACCAAACAGCTCAATAATACCGGCATCTATATTATGAAGTGGTACCCTGTTATACCTGTCATATTTATTACTACTTATTGGTTTGTCACTATCAGCATTTTTATTGAAAATCCGCAGGCTGCTTTAATATGCATCTGTGCATTTATTGCAGGCCTTATTATTTACTATATCACAAAACGAAGCCAAAAACCTATTACTACACTTTAA
- a CDS encoding aminotransferase class I/II-fold pyridoxal phosphate-dependent enzyme, with the protein MDLSFILNELGEERENYFNAVSPPIMQSSNFCFKDVARLREAMNDEFESSLYSRGQNPTLTILRKKLAALDGAEDALLFSSGISAISVPILSLLKSGDHIIAVDNLYSWTIKLFKDFLPKFGITTTFIDGTVFENFEQAATPQTRLIYLESPNTFCYELQDIRKVTAFAKSRGIITMIDNSYCSPLYQQPISMGVDLVAQSATKYIGGHSDVVAGVLTGSKAALKKIFEHEFMNTGPALSPHSAWLLLRGLRTLPLRLQRSFESTRIITEWLATHPAVQDVIWPFSPQFKQAELVTRQMQGCGGLFSLTLKNSSFSKIEKFCNSLQHILLAVSWGGHESLAVPAIASFSEDEYSADNSHHQLIRMYIGLEDPHYLIEDIKQALEK; encoded by the coding sequence ATGGATTTGTCATTTATTTTAAATGAACTTGGGGAGGAAAGAGAAAATTATTTTAACGCCGTTTCGCCGCCAATTATGCAATCAAGCAACTTCTGTTTTAAAGATGTTGCAAGGCTCAGGGAGGCGATGAATGATGAATTTGAAAGCAGCCTGTACTCAAGGGGGCAAAACCCAACACTCACTATACTCAGAAAAAAGCTTGCCGCGTTAGATGGCGCAGAGGACGCCCTGTTGTTCAGCAGTGGCATCAGCGCAATAAGTGTCCCCATTTTATCGCTATTGAAATCCGGGGATCATATTATTGCTGTAGATAACCTGTACAGCTGGACAATCAAATTATTTAAAGACTTTTTACCCAAATTTGGCATCACCACCACATTTATTGACGGGACAGTTTTTGAAAATTTTGAACAAGCCGCAACTCCACAAACCCGCTTAATTTACCTTGAAAGCCCTAATACATTTTGTTACGAATTGCAGGATATCAGGAAAGTAACCGCTTTTGCCAAATCAAGAGGTATCATAACCATGATTGATAACAGCTACTGCAGCCCGCTTTACCAACAGCCAATATCCATGGGGGTTGACCTTGTGGCACAATCAGCTACAAAATATATCGGCGGCCACTCGGATGTTGTGGCAGGTGTGCTTACAGGCAGCAAGGCCGCGCTTAAAAAAATCTTCGAGCACGAGTTTATGAATACCGGCCCGGCGCTATCACCCCATTCGGCATGGCTGCTTTTGCGTGGGTTAAGAACGCTGCCGCTCCGCCTGCAGCGCAGCTTTGAAAGCACCCGGATCATTACCGAATGGCTTGCCACCCACCCGGCTGTACAGGACGTGATCTGGCCTTTTAGCCCACAGTTTAAACAGGCCGAATTAGTTACCCGGCAAATGCAGGGTTGCGGGGGATTATTTAGCCTTACATTAAAAAACAGCTCATTTAGCAAAATCGAAAAGTTTTGTAACAGCCTGCAGCATATTCTCCTTGCTGTTTCCTGGGGAGGGCATGAAAGTCTCGCTGTCCCCGCCATAGCGTCATTTAGTGAGGATGAATATTCAGCGGATAATAGCCATCACCAATTGATCAGGATGTATATTGGCCTGGAAGACCCGCATTATTTAATTGAAGACATTAAACAGGCTTTAGAAAAGTAA
- a CDS encoding sigma 54-interacting transcriptional regulator, whose product MNKKILIVEDESLVAYDLKLILTRAGYKVCGIADSVAEALEIIEEQKPEMVLLDIFLKGNLNGIDLAKILTSKNIAFVYLSANFQESILERAKATQPYGFLVKPFREKELLITLDVAFYRHQNSIESKLRQEQALEQVFKNIVAEPINWKQKLLKIAMSIQPHVPFDYLTIIMKNGMSFPDNALSFLRTGFDEYQVIGTDEFVNITKTNKAQLKQMQEDSLVATNADFYNAANFEKVWPQFPVKKLIAQVFNMQSLLALPLLSSKGDMIHLSFYSRKTDCYTNDHLILLDRLHRSLLTTVEAIIPFDVPEQSITRVDKSIQNELSGKSKAAGFKDIIGKSHQMLTVLDHIGIVAPLDTSVLVLGESGTGKEQIAKSIHYLSLRKNKPLVVVNCASMPATLIESELFGHEKGAFTGAVEKRTGKFELADGGTIFLDEIGEMPAELQVKLLRVLQEQEIERIGGRGPIKINVRIVAATNRNLEKEVEEGRFRLDLYYRLFVFPIIIPPLRERKDDIPVLANHFLVRYAQKTGKAITGISPNVMAQLLEYHWPGNVRELEHFIERSILLTDGPVIKDAYLPKLQGKKENPVYAEIATDRLKTIDEHARDHILDVLKRCNGKISGKDGAASKLGLPPSTLHSKMQKLGIKKWE is encoded by the coding sequence ATGAACAAAAAAATATTAATAGTTGAGGATGAGTCGCTGGTGGCGTATGACCTGAAATTAATATTAACCCGTGCCGGTTATAAAGTTTGCGGCATTGCCGATTCTGTGGCCGAAGCACTGGAGATCATTGAGGAGCAAAAACCGGAAATGGTATTGCTTGATATATTTTTAAAGGGCAACCTGAATGGTATTGACCTTGCCAAGATCCTTACTTCAAAAAATATAGCATTTGTATACCTGTCGGCCAATTTCCAGGAAAGTATCCTGGAACGGGCAAAGGCCACGCAGCCATACGGCTTTTTGGTAAAGCCATTTCGCGAAAAAGAGTTACTGATAACCCTTGATGTGGCATTTTACCGCCATCAAAACAGCATTGAATCAAAACTGCGCCAGGAGCAGGCATTGGAGCAGGTATTTAAAAATATTGTTGCCGAGCCTATAAACTGGAAACAAAAACTGCTGAAAATAGCTATGAGCATCCAGCCGCATGTTCCGTTTGATTATTTAACCATTATCATGAAAAATGGCATGAGCTTTCCTGATAATGCCCTCTCGTTTTTGCGTACAGGGTTTGATGAATACCAGGTGATAGGCACGGATGAATTTGTAAACATCACAAAAACTAATAAGGCCCAACTGAAGCAAATGCAGGAAGACAGCCTGGTGGCTACAAACGCCGATTTTTATAATGCTGCTAATTTTGAAAAGGTGTGGCCGCAGTTTCCTGTTAAAAAGCTTATTGCCCAGGTTTTTAATATGCAATCGTTGTTAGCGCTACCTTTGCTCAGCTCAAAAGGCGATATGATCCATTTGTCGTTTTACAGCCGTAAAACTGATTGTTATACCAATGATCACTTGATCTTGTTAGATCGCCTGCACAGATCGTTATTGACGACGGTAGAAGCCATTATTCCATTTGATGTGCCCGAGCAATCAATAACCAGGGTTGATAAATCAATCCAAAATGAATTAAGCGGGAAAAGCAAAGCAGCCGGTTTTAAAGACATTATTGGCAAAAGCCACCAAATGCTTACTGTACTTGACCACATTGGTATAGTGGCACCGCTTGATACATCGGTATTGGTTTTGGGCGAAAGCGGGACCGGTAAAGAGCAGATAGCTAAAAGCATCCATTACCTGTCGCTCCGTAAAAATAAACCTTTGGTAGTGGTAAACTGCGCTTCTATGCCTGCCACATTGATTGAGTCCGAACTGTTCGGACACGAAAAAGGTGCTTTTACCGGCGCTGTTGAAAAGCGTACCGGAAAGTTCGAGCTGGCCGATGGGGGCACTATTTTCTTAGATGAGATAGGCGAAATGCCGGCCGAGCTGCAGGTTAAGCTGCTACGTGTTTTACAGGAGCAGGAGATTGAGCGGATAGGTGGTAGGGGCCCGATTAAGATCAATGTGCGCATAGTTGCGGCTACTAACCGAAATCTTGAAAAAGAAGTTGAAGAGGGCCGCTTCCGGCTCGACTTGTATTACAGGCTATTTGTGTTCCCCATCATAATACCACCTTTAAGGGAACGTAAGGATGATATCCCGGTATTAGCCAATCATTTTCTGGTGCGATACGCACAAAAGACCGGTAAAGCGATAACGGGCATCTCGCCAAACGTAATGGCCCAGTTGCTTGAATATCACTGGCCCGGCAATGTGCGCGAGCTGGAGCATTTTATTGAACGCAGTATCCTGTTAACGGATGGCCCTGTAATAAAAGATGCTTACCTGCCCAAGCTGCAGGGAAAAAAAGAAAACCCGGTTTATGCCGAAATAGCTACTGATAGATTAAAAACCATTGATGAGCATGCCCGCGACCATATTTTGGACGTGTTGAAACGCTGCAATGGTAAAATAAGCGGCAAGGACGGAGCAGCATCTAAATTAGGTTTGCCGCCATCAACCCTGCACTCAAAAATGCAAAAGCTGGGGATTAAAAAGTGGGAATAG
- a CDS encoding sensor histidine kinase — MLKYILICFIVVIVASNASGQKKMDIATIKLSLGNPKNKADTNTIKLQIQLGSYYLHKPGDHQEVLDSGITAFNKAIQMSAAIHSAKWLNEATMLKGASYIKQNNLERGKSIFMDVVNYYRKIGDKYQEGKTWARLGDDISIDIAAAIPDKINSYEQAHALFQQTNHKLEEADMNKNVADIHLNQKKLDLAETELRQVLAQYKAIGYKKLHYAYYSLAEISKQKVDLHNELLYRHEVIKSMNATADTALADFYYAKLALVYADLNKYDQSLIYILKSAEILKSRKQYEDFYGYLSLIIYDFIKAKKPKEALVYLKQAVIDVPPKILAQKVDMYEAFGNIYVALKDYPEAEQYYLKMMEVYKVTNFSKDFYTTNEQMVTDFVHYNETMAGFYLLIQQYKKAGIYTKQILSLPSNAIRPITLTKIHRMQFRVDSASGNYVAAIKHFETHKRLDDSLFNAIKNKQIEELDIRYKTNENKQSIRFLQEQSKNQKAELQKVNMQRNITFGGVAMLIIIAGLAFNGYRHKQRSNQQLQLKQTEINDQNLSLQTLLNEKDGLLDEKDWLLKEVHHRVKNNLQIVMSLLNTQSAFLKNNAALAAIRESQNRVQAIALIHQKLYSNSDVAYIDMSVYINELISYLADCYNPGDRGIRFEQMIQPVKLDVAQAVPVGLILNEAITNAIKYAFPTRQGEIKIALQLAEETIILTIADNGIGLPLDFDIQKASSLGMEMMKALSKQLGGYFKMENYGGAVITVEFRTEKMLSNIKRKTFVAN, encoded by the coding sequence ATGCTTAAATATATATTGATATGTTTTATTGTTGTGATCGTTGCTTCAAACGCGTCCGGGCAAAAAAAGATGGACATTGCTACCATTAAACTAAGCCTCGGCAACCCCAAAAACAAAGCCGATACCAATACCATTAAACTCCAAATACAATTAGGCAGCTACTATCTCCATAAACCGGGCGATCATCAAGAAGTGCTTGACAGCGGCATCACCGCTTTTAATAAAGCCATACAAATGAGCGCTGCTATCCATTCGGCAAAATGGCTTAATGAGGCCACGATGCTTAAAGGGGCGTCATATATTAAACAAAATAACCTGGAGCGGGGCAAGTCCATTTTTATGGACGTAGTTAATTATTACCGTAAAATAGGCGACAAGTACCAGGAAGGCAAAACCTGGGCACGGTTGGGCGATGATATATCTATTGACATTGCAGCTGCCATCCCCGATAAAATAAATAGTTATGAGCAGGCCCATGCTTTATTCCAGCAAACAAATCATAAACTGGAAGAAGCAGACATGAACAAGAATGTAGCGGATATCCACCTCAACCAAAAGAAGCTTGATCTGGCCGAAACCGAACTACGCCAGGTGCTGGCGCAATACAAAGCAATAGGTTATAAAAAGCTGCATTATGCCTATTACTCCCTTGCCGAGATAAGCAAACAAAAGGTTGATCTGCATAACGAGCTTTTATATCGCCATGAGGTAATAAAAAGTATGAACGCTACGGCCGATACAGCTTTGGCCGATTTTTATTACGCCAAACTTGCATTGGTATATGCCGATCTGAATAAATATGACCAAAGCCTGATCTACATTCTTAAGTCGGCAGAGATCCTGAAAAGCAGGAAACAATATGAAGATTTTTATGGCTACCTGAGTCTTATTATTTATGATTTCATTAAGGCCAAAAAACCAAAGGAGGCTTTGGTATACCTGAAACAGGCCGTAATTGATGTGCCGCCGAAGATCCTTGCGCAAAAGGTTGACATGTATGAGGCATTTGGCAATATCTACGTTGCCCTGAAAGATTACCCGGAGGCCGAGCAATACTATCTTAAAATGATGGAAGTATATAAGGTTACTAACTTTAGTAAGGATTTTTATACCACCAACGAGCAAATGGTTACCGATTTTGTGCATTACAACGAAACCATGGCCGGCTTTTACCTGCTTATCCAACAGTATAAAAAGGCAGGCATTTATACCAAACAGATCTTGTCGCTGCCATCAAATGCTATCAGGCCTATCACCCTCACCAAGATCCATCGGATGCAGTTCCGGGTGGATTCGGCGTCGGGCAACTATGTGGCTGCCATAAAACATTTCGAGACCCATAAACGCCTTGATGATTCGCTGTTTAACGCCATCAAAAATAAGCAGATAGAGGAGCTTGATATCAGATATAAGACTAATGAGAACAAACAGTCGATAAGGTTTTTGCAGGAACAAAGTAAGAACCAGAAAGCTGAGCTTCAAAAGGTAAACATGCAGCGTAACATTACTTTTGGAGGTGTGGCTATGCTCATCATTATAGCGGGTTTGGCATTTAACGGTTACCGGCATAAGCAAAGGAGCAATCAACAATTACAGCTAAAACAAACGGAGATCAATGATCAGAACCTATCTTTACAAACCCTGCTTAACGAAAAGGATGGCCTGTTAGATGAAAAGGACTGGCTGTTAAAGGAGGTGCATCACCGGGTAAAAAACAACCTGCAAATTGTAATGAGCCTGCTTAATACACAATCGGCATTTTTGAAGAATAATGCAGCGCTTGCCGCCATTCGCGAAAGCCAGAACCGGGTGCAGGCCATAGCGCTCATTCATCAAAAGCTGTACAGCAATTCGGATGTGGCTTACATCGATATGTCGGTTTATATTAATGAGCTGATCAGTTACCTGGCCGATTGTTATAATCCTGGCGATAGGGGAATCCGTTTTGAGCAAATGATACAACCCGTAAAGCTTGATGTTGCCCAGGCCGTACCTGTTGGCCTGATACTAAATGAAGCTATTACAAACGCCATAAAATATGCCTTCCCAACGCGGCAGGGTGAAATAAAAATAGCCTTACAACTGGCCGAGGAAACTATTATACTTACCATAGCTGATAATGGAATAGGCTTGCCGCTTGATTTTGACATCCAAAAAGCAAGCTCATTGGGGATGGAGATGATGAAAGCATTAAGTAAACAGTTGGGCGGTTATTTTAAAATGGAGAATTACGGCGGCGCAGTAATTACCGTCGAGTTCAGGACTGAGAAGATGTTAAGCAATATTAAACGAAAAACTTTTGTAGCTAATTAA